Proteins found in one Sorghum bicolor cultivar BTx623 chromosome 1, Sorghum_bicolor_NCBIv3, whole genome shotgun sequence genomic segment:
- the LOC110430400 gene encoding uncharacterized protein LOC110430400 isoform X1, which produces MDGGSGNASGGGGGGSGGASTCCYYALLGIRKNASATDIRTAYRRLAMKWHPDRWASDPGAAGEAKRRFQRIQEAYSVLSDKGKKAMYDAGLFDPLDDDDQDFSDFMQEMLVMMDNVKNEKPDTLEDLQKMLEDIVNGDGVGGRVPPPAADGARRTRVAPYPQPQQARR; this is translated from the exons ATGGACGGAGGATCCGGCAAtgcctccggcggcggcggcggcggcagcggcggcgcgtCGACGTGCTGCTACTACGCGCTCCTCGGCATCCGCAAGAACGCCTCCGCCACCGACATACGCACCGCGTACCGGAGGCTCGCGATG AAGTGGCACCCGGACCGGTGGGCCAGCGATCCAGGCGCGGCCGGCGAGGCCAAGCGGCGGTTCCAGCGGATCCAGGAGGCGTACTCCG TTTTGTCGGACAAGGGGAAGAAGGCCATGTACGACGCCGGGCTCTTCGATcccctcgacgacgacgaccag GATTTCTCCGACTTCATGCAGGAGATGCTGGTGATGATGGATAACGTGAAAAACGAG AAGCCGGACACGCTGGAGGACCTGCAGAAGATGCTAGAGGACATCGTGAACGGCGACGGCGTGGGCGGGCgcgtgccgccgccggcggccgacGGTGCCCGGCGGACGCGCGTCGCGCCGTACCCGCAGCCGCAGCAGGCGCGCAGGTGA
- the LOC110430400 gene encoding uncharacterized protein LOC110430400 isoform X2 — protein MDGGSGNASGGGGGGSGGASTCCYYALLGIRKNASATDIRTAYRRLAMKWHPDRWASDPGAAGEAKRRFQRIQEAYSVLSDKGKKAMYDAGLFDPLDDDDQDFSDFMQEMLVMMDNVKNEPDTLEDLQKMLEDIVNGDGVGGRVPPPAADGARRTRVAPYPQPQQARR, from the exons ATGGACGGAGGATCCGGCAAtgcctccggcggcggcggcggcggcagcggcggcgcgtCGACGTGCTGCTACTACGCGCTCCTCGGCATCCGCAAGAACGCCTCCGCCACCGACATACGCACCGCGTACCGGAGGCTCGCGATG AAGTGGCACCCGGACCGGTGGGCCAGCGATCCAGGCGCGGCCGGCGAGGCCAAGCGGCGGTTCCAGCGGATCCAGGAGGCGTACTCCG TTTTGTCGGACAAGGGGAAGAAGGCCATGTACGACGCCGGGCTCTTCGATcccctcgacgacgacgaccag GATTTCTCCGACTTCATGCAGGAGATGCTGGTGATGATGGATAACGTGAAAAACGAG CCGGACACGCTGGAGGACCTGCAGAAGATGCTAGAGGACATCGTGAACGGCGACGGCGTGGGCGGGCgcgtgccgccgccggcggccgacGGTGCCCGGCGGACGCGCGTCGCGCCGTACCCGCAGCCGCAGCAGGCGCGCAGGTGA
- the LOC8084011 gene encoding probable pectinesterase/pectinesterase inhibitor 21, producing the protein MKGAVIGASTVLVVAVVATICVVSLRGSGDGDSREEGEMSTSVKSIKSFCQPVDYRETCEKALRAAAGNATSPTDLAKAIFKVTSDRIEKAVRESAVLNELKNDPRTKGALDNCRELLDYAIDDLKTTFDRLGGFEMTNFKSAVDDLRTWLSSALTYQETCLDGFENTTTAAAGKMRRALNSSQELTENILALVDEFSETLANLGIPSFHRRLLADHAGGVPSWMPDAKRRLRKVSPGDKGFKPDVTVAKDGSGDFRTINAALAKVPVKSAATYVMYVKAGTYREYVSVPRNVTNLVMVGDGATKTVITGDKSFMMNITTKDTATMEALGNGFLMRGIGVENTAGAKNHQAVALRVQSDMSAFYECRFDGYQDTLYTHTSRQYYRECVITGTIDFIFGNAQVVFQNCLIQVRKCMDNQQNIVTAQGRKERRSAGGTVIHNCTIEPHPEFEKSAGDGKLRTFLGRPWKEHSRTLYIQSEIGGFIDPKGWLPWLGDFGLSTCYYAEVENRGAGADTSKRVKWRGVKNITYQHALQKYTVESFIQGQHWLPQLGVPFIPGLLPQNQSGRIH; encoded by the coding sequence ATGAAAGGCGCCGTCATCGGCGCGTCGACCGtcctggtggtggcggtggtcgCCACCATCTGCGTCGTGTCCTTGAGAGGCAGCGGCGATGGCGACAGCAGGGAGGAGGGCGAGATGTCGACGTCGGTGAAGTCCATCAAGTCCTTCTGCCAGCCCGTGGACTACAGGGAGACGTGCGAGAAGGCGCTCAGGGCGGCTGCCGGGAACGCCACCAGCCCGACGGACCTGGCCAAGGCCATCTTCAAGGTGACGTCCGACCGGATCGAGAAGGCGGTGCGCGAGTCCGCCGTCCTGAACGAGCTCAAGAACGACCCGCGCACCAAGGGCGCGCTCGACAACTGCAGGGAGCTGCTGGACTACGCCATCGACGACCTCAAGACGACCTTCGACAGGCTGGGCGGCTTCGAGATGACCAACTTCAAGAGCGCCGTGGACGACCTCCGGACGTGGCTCAGCTCCGCGCTCACGTACCAGGAGACGTGCCTGGACGGGTTCGAGaacacgacgacggcggcggcgggcaaGATGCGCAGGGCGCTCAACAGCTCGCAGGAGCTGACGGAGAACATCCTGGCGCTCGTGGACGAGTTCTCCGAGACGCTCGCCAACCTGGGCATCCCGAGCTTCCACCGCCGGCTCCTGGCGGACCACGCCGGCGGCGTGCCGTCGTGGATGCCCGACGCCAAGCGCCGGCTGCGGAAGGTCTCCCCCGGCGACAAGGGTTTCAAGCCGGACGTGACGGTGGCCAAGGACGGCAGCGGCGACTTCAGGACCATCAACGCGGCGCTGGCCAAGGTGCCGGTGAAGAGCGCCGCCACGTACGTCATGTACGTGAAGGCCGGCACGTACAGGGAGTACGTGTCCGTGCCCCGGAACGTGACGAACCTGGTGAtggtcggcgacggcgccaccaAGACGGTGATCACGGGCGACAAGAGCTTCATGATGAACATCACCACCAAGGACACGGCGACGATGGAGGCGCTCGGGAACGGGTTCCTGATGCGCGGGATCGGCGTGGAGAACACGGCGGGCGCCAAGAACCACCAGGCGGTGGCGCTGCGGGTGCAGAGCGACATGTCGGCGTTCTACGAGTGCCGGTTCGACGGGTACCAGGACACGCTGTACACGCACACGAGCCGGCAGTACTACCGCGAGTGCGTCATCACGGGCACCATCGACTTCATCTTCGGCAACGCGCAGGTGGTGTTCCAGAACTGCCTCATCCAGGTGCGCAAGTGCATGGACAACCAGCAGAACATCGTGACGGCGCAGGGCCGCAAGGAGAGGAGGTCGGCGGGCGGCACCGTCATCCACAACTGCACCATCGAGCCGCACCCGGAGTTCGAGAAGAGCGCCGGCGACGGCAAGCTCAGGACCTTCCTGGGGCGGCCGTGGAAGGAGCACTCGCGCACGCTCTACATCCAGTCGGAGATCGGGGGCTTCATCGACCCCAAGGGGTGGCTGCCGTGGCTCGGCGACTTCGGCCTCAGCACCTGCTACTACGCCGAGGTGGAGAACCGCGGGGCCGGCGCCGACACGAGCAAGCGTGTCAAGTGGAGGGGCGTCAAGAACATCACCTACCAGCACGCGCTGCAGAAGTACACCGTGGAGAGCTTCATCCAGGGCCAGCACTGGCTCCCACAGCTCGGCGTGCCATTCATCCCGGGGCTGCTGCCGCAGAACCAGTCTGGCAGGATACACTGA
- the LOC8084012 gene encoding calpain-type cysteine protease DEK1, with product MEEEGHHGVVLACSICGFLFAVLSPLSFWVLWAVNWRPWRLYSWIYARKWPTYVQGPQLSTLCSLLTLFAWLVVISPIAVLLVWGSILIALLERNIIGLAVIMAGVALLLSFYSIMLWWRTQWQSSKAVAYLLLLAVFLLCAYDFCAIYVTASASASELNSPSGFFFGVSAISLAINMLFICKILFNVSGFDVDEYVRRSYKFAYSDCVEVAPVSCSPEPPDPSELYMTKSSRVLHLGLLYISSLLVLVAYSILYGLTSKEARWLGALTSVAVVILDWNLGLCSFRFELLKSRMIVLFVAGTSRAFLISFGVHYWYLGHCISYAFVASVLLSAAVSSWLSISNPSVARIDALRSTVIKLREGFRRKGQNSSSNSSEGCGSSVKRSSGSVEAVQNGNATDSMYRSNSQSDGVNWNSIPFDRSNSCQEGRSSDKNIDSARASLAHRSNSCLSAVQDSETAVVSIDRHGDPTTSLVCSSSGLESHGCEPSGSATTSGNQQLLDLNLAAIFQDRLNDPRISSMLKKNGGLGDVELANLLQDKGLDPNFSYMLKDKVMDPRILALLQRSSLDADREHQDDVDVTATDSDRLDTTIANQISLSEELRRSGLEKWLNISRLIFHHLAGSPIRAFIVFTVMFIIETTTVAIYRPETIKVINATHEQFEFGFSILLLSPVVCSIMAFIWSLRAEEMMMTSKPRKYGFIAWLLSTCVGLFLSFLSKSSVILGLSLTVPLMVACLSFAVPIWMRNGYRFWIPGREFDNRENVSQAPGKKERALFVISIAVFTASVIGLGAIVSAKPLDALGYKGWDADKNSFYSPYATSMYLGWALSSTIAVITTGLIPIVAWFATYRFSPSSAICVGLFATVLVSFCGASYWGVVNSREDGVPLKADFLAALLPLLCIPAFFSLFTGLYKWKDDDWKISRGVYLFVGMGMLLLFGAVAAVIVTIRPWTVGVACLVAILFLVFVIGVIHYWTSNNFYLTRTQMLLVCSIAFLLALAAFLMGLFHGKPFVGASIGYFSFIFLLTGRALTVLLSPPIVVYSPRVLPVYVYDAHADSAKNVSYAFLILYGIALATEVWGVIASLIMNPPFVGAGVSATTLVIAFSFAVSRPCLTLKMMEDAVHFLSKDTVVQAMSRSANKTRNAISGTYSAPQRSASSAALLVGDPALTLDRAGNFVLPRADVMKLRDRLRNEEIAAGSFLCGVKDCLVFCPQSLSNVDYRRNMCAHARILALEEAIDTEWVYMWDKFGGYLLLLLGLTAKAEQIQDEVRLRLFLDSIGLSDLSAKEIKKWMPEDRRQFELIQESYIREKEMEEEALMQRREEEGKGRERRRALLEREERKWKELEISLLSSIPNTGSRDAAAMAAAVRAVGGESALEDSFARDRVSSIANHIRKAQLARRAEQTGIPGTVCILDDEPRSTGRHCGELDLCLCQSQKVTLSIAVMVQPVSGPVCLFGSEFQKKVCWEILVAGSEQGMEAGQVGLRLVTKGERMTTVAKEWNIGASSIADGRWHLVTVTLDADLGEATSFIDGVYDGYQNGLPLPTENGIWEPGTDIWVGARPPTDLDAFGRSDSEGSDSKMQIMDAFLWGRCLSEDEVTVLHTAMSPAEYGFFDLAPGDAWHGSYSARVDDWESEDAYEVYDQGDVEWDGQYSSGRKRPVHDSVAIDIDSFARRPRKPRFETRDEVNQRMLSVERAVRDALVAKGERNFTDQEFPPEDRSLFVDPMNPPLKLQVVSEWMRPSDIAKEISISSQPCLFSGSVNSSDVCQGRLGDCWFLSAVAVLTEMSRISEVIITPEYNDEGIYTVRFCIQGEWVAVVVDDWIPCESPGKPAFATSRKQNELWVSILEKAYAKLHGSYEALEGGLVQDALVDLTGGAGEEIDMRSPQAQLDLASGRLWSQLLHFKQEGFLLGAGSPSGSDAHISSSGIVQGHAYSILQVREVDGHKLIQIRNPWANEVEWNGPWSDSSPEWTERMKHKLMHVPQSKNGVFWMSWQDFQIHFRSIYVCRVYPPEMRYSVHGQWRGYNAGGCQDYDSWHQNPQYRLRVTGRDALYPVHVFITLTQGVGFSRKTNGFRNYQSSHDSSMFYIGMRILKTQGCRAAYNIYMHESAGGTDYVNSREISCELVLDPYPKGYTIVPTTIHPGEEAPFVLSVFSKASIKLEAV from the exons ATGGAAGAGGAGGGACACCACGGAGTTGTTTTGGCATGCAGCATCTGTGGGTTCCTCTTCGCTGTCCTTAGCCCTCTCAGCTTTTGGGTTCTATGGGCTGTGAATTGGAGGCCATGGAGGTTATACAG TTGGATATATGCAAGGAAATGGCCAACATATGTGCAAGGACCTCAACTAAGCACACTTTGCAGCCTTTTGACTCTTTTTGCATGGCTTGTTGTCATTTCCCCCATAGCAGTTCTCCTCGTGTGGGGAAGCATCCTTATTGCTCTTCTGGAAAGGAACATAATTGGTTTAGCTGTTATAATGGCGGGTGTTGCTTTGCTTCTGTCATTCTACTCTATAATGCTCTGGTGGAGAACACAATGGCAAAGCTCAA AGGCTGTTGCTTACCTTCTCCTCCTGGCAGTATTCCTACTATGTGCCTACGACTTTTGTGCTATTTATGTGACAGCTAGTGCTAGTGCTTCCGAGCTTAATTCTCCATCAGGGTTCTTCTTCGGGGTGTCTGCAATATCATTGGCCATCAATATGCTTTTTATATGTAAAATACTGTTTAATG TAAGTGGATTTGATGTTGATGAATATGTGCGGAGGTCATACAAGTTTGCCTATTCTGACTGTGTTGAAGTGGCTCCTGTTTCATGCTCTCCTGAGCCACCAGATCCTAGTGAGTTATACATGACAAAATCCAGCAG GGTCTTGCATTTAGGGCTTCTCTACATTAGCTCGCTGCTTGTGCTTGTTGCCTATTCCATCTTGTATGGTCTTACGTCAAAAGAAGCTCGTTGGCTGGGTGCTTTAACTTCAGTTGCAGTGGTGATCCTTG ACTGGAATTTGGGCTTGTGTTCATTTAGATTTGAGCTTCTTAAAAGTCGGATGATAGTGTTATTTGTGGCTGGAACATCAAGGGCTTTCCTTATATCCTTCGGAGTTCATTACTG GTACCTTGGCCATTGCATCAGTTATGCTTTTGTAGCATCTGTGCTTTTATCTGCTGCTGTCTCTTCCTGGCTTTCTATTTCAAACCCCTCAGTTGCAAGGATAGACGCTCTAAGAAGTACAGTTATAAAGCTACGAGAGGGATTTCGAAGAAAAGGACAAAATAGTTCTTCAAATTCATCAGAAGGCTGCGGCTCTAGTGTGAAGCGTAGTAGCGGTAGTGTTGAAGCTGTTCAAAATGGTAATGCAACGGATTCTATGTACAGAAGCAACTCACAAAGCGATGGTGTCAATTGGAACAGTATTCCTTTTGATCGATCAAACAGTTGTCAAGAAGGCCGGAGCTCTGACAAGAACATAGATAGTGCACGTGCAAGCTTAGCTCATAGGAGTAATTCATGCCTATCTGCTGTCCAAGACTCTGAAACTGCTGTTGTTTCAATAGATAGGCATGGAGATCCCACTACTTCACTTGTTTGTTCTAGCAGTGGTTTGGAAAGTCATGGCTGTGAGCCTAGTGGATCAGCCACCACCTCAGGTAATCAACAGTTATTGGATTTGAACCTGGCAGCGATATTTCAGGACAGACTAAATGACCCAAGGATTTCATCTATGCTAAAAAAGAACGGTGGACTTGGAGATGTAGAACTAGCTAATCTTCTTCAGGATAAAGGACTGGATCCAAATTTTTCCTACATGCTGAAAGACAAAGTCATGGATCCacggattttagctttgctacaGAGGAGCAGCTTGGATGCagatagagagcatcaagatgatgTAGATGTCACAGCTACTGATTCAGATAGATTGGATACCACTATTGCAAACCAGATCTCTTTGTCAGAAGAACTAAGGAGAAGCGGTCTAGAAAAATGGTTGAACATTTCAAGGCTAATATTCCATCATTTAGCTGGATCTCCAATACGTGCTTTTATTGTTTTCACAGTAATGTTCATAATAGAGACTACTACTGTGGCTATATATCGACCAGAGACCATCAAAGTGATAAATGCAACACATGAACAG TTTGAATTTGGTTTCTCGATACTGCTTCTGTCACCAGTTGTCTGCTCCATTATGGCATTCATTTGGTCTCTGCGTGCTGAAGAAATGATGATGACATCCAAGCCCCGGAAG TATGGTTTCATCGCATGGCTACTGAGCACATGTGTTGGTTTGTTTCTCTCTTTCTTAAG CAAGTCATCAGTTATATTGGGCTTGTCTCTCACAGTACCACTTATGGTGGCTTGCCTCTCATTTGCTGTTCCCATATGGATGCGTAATGGTTACCGTTTCTGGATTCCTGGAAGGGAGTTTGATAATCGTGAAAATGTTAGTCAAGCTCCAGGAAAGAAAGAG CGGGCTCTCTTTGTTATCAGCATAGCTGTTTTCACTGCATCAGTTATTGGCCTTGGCGCGATAGTGTCAGCAAAGCCTTTAGACGCTTTAGGCTATAAAGGGTGGGATGCTGATAAGAACAGCTTCTATTCTCCCTATGCAACATCGATGTATCTTGGATGGGCGTTGTCTTCAACAATTGCTGTGATTACCACGGGGTTGATACCTATTGTTGCTTGGTTTGCAACGTACCGGTTTTCACCTTCATCAGCTATATGTGTTGGCCTCTTTGCAA CTGTTCTTGTGTCCTTCTGCGGTGCATCCTACTGGGGAGTGGTTAATTCACGAGAGGATGGTGTGCCTCTAAAGGCTGATTTCCTGGCAGCATTACTTCCCTTGCTTTGCATTCCTGCATTTTTCTCGCTGTTCACCGGGCTGTACAAATG GAAGGATGATGATTGGAAGATTTCTCGTGGCGTTTACCTTTTTGTTGGCATGGGAATGTTGCTGTTGTTTGGTGCAGTTGCAGCTGTTATTGTCACAATCAGGCCCTGGACT GTTGGAGTTGCTTGCCTCGTAGCCATTCTGTTCCTTGTATTTGTTATTGGGGTCATCCACTACTGGACATCTAACAACTTCTATCTAACGAGGACTCAGATGCTGCTTGTTTGTTCCATTgcttttctcctagccttggcTGCCTTCCTGATGGGTTTATTTCACG GAAAGCCTTTTGTTGGAGCATCTATAGGTTATTTCTCATTTATATTTCTTCTCACTGGAAGGGCTTTGACT GTCCTTCTATCACCGCCAATCGTAGTGTATTCGCCAAGAGTATTGCCTGTATACGTTTATGATGCTCATGCAGACTCTGCTAAAAATGTTAG CTATGCCTTTCTTATTCTGTACGGGATTGCATTAGCAACTGAAGTTTGGGGTGTTATTGCTAGTCTAATAATGAATCCACCATTTGTTGGGGCTGGCGTTTCTGCTACTACTCTTGTAATTGCTTTCAGTTTTGCTGTTTCTCGACCATGCCTGACTCTTAAG ATGATGGAGGATGCAGTTCATTTTCTAAGCAAGGATACAGTTGTGCAAGCGATGTCACGGTCTGCTAATAAA ACTAGAAATGCTATATCTGGGACTTACTCAGCGCCTCAGAGGTCTGCAAGCTCTGCTGCTCTTTTGGTTGGAGATCCTGCTCTTACATTGGACAGGGCTGGGAACTTTGTGCTTCCTAGGGCTGATGTTATGAAGCTGAGAGATCGTTTGAGAAATGAAGAAATTGCTGCAGGATCTTTCTTATGTGGAGTAAAAGATTGTTTAGTATTTTGCCCCCAGTCCCTGTCAAACGTAGATTATCGGAGGAATATGTGTGCCCATGCACGTATTTTGGCTTTGGAAGAAGCAATTGATACGGAATGGGTGTATATGTGGGACAAATTTGGTGGTTATTTACTTCTGTTGCTTGGATTGACTGCCAAAGCTGAACAAATACAG GATGAAGTACGTCTAAGACTCTTTTTGGATAGCATAGGCCTTTCCGATTTGAGTGCCAAAGAAATTAAGAAATGGATGCCCGAAGATCGGAGGCAATTtgagcttattcaagaaag TTACATAAGGGAAAAAGAAATGGAAGAGGAGGCTTTGATGCAAAGGCGAGAGGAAGAAGGAAAGGGAAGAGAAAGGAGGAGGGCATTACTGGAGAGAGAGGAACGAAAATGGAAGGAGCTCGAAATATCATTGCTTTCTTCCATTCCTAATACTGGAAGCAGGGATGCTGCAGCTATGGCAGCAGCTGTCCGAGCTGTTGGAGGTGAATCTGCTCTGGAAGATTCTTTTGCAAGAGATAGGGTCTCTTCAATAGCCAATCACATACGAAAGGCACAATTGGCTCGGCGAGCAGAACAG ACTGGTATTCCAGGCACTGTATGCATACTTGATGATGAACCAAGGAGTACTGGTCGTCATTGTGGAGAACTTGACTTGTGCCTCTGTCAAAGTCAAAAGGTTACTTTGTCTATTGCTGTCATGGTTCAACCTGTATCTGGTCCAGTGTGTCTTTTTGGAAGTGAATTCCAAAAGAAGGTTTGCTGGGAAATCTTAGTGGCAGGATCAGAACAGGGAATGGAAGCTGGACAGGTTGGTCTTCGATTAGTGACTAAGGGTGAAAGGATGACTACTGTTGCTAAAGAGTGGAACATTGGTGCGTCTAGTATTGCAGATGGCAG GTGGCATCTTGTCACTGTAACTTTAGATGCCGACCTAGGTGAAGCAACTTCTTTCATTGATGGAGTTTATGATGGATATCAGAATGGGTTGCCGTTGCCAACAGAGAACGGTATTTGGGAACCTGGGACTGATATTTGGGTTGGTGCTAGGCCACCCACCGACTTAGATGCCTTTGGTAGGTCAGATAGTGAAGGTTCTGACTCAAAGATgcagatcatggatgcttttctATGGGGAAGATGTCTCAGTGAAGATGAGGTTACTGTGTTACATACTGCCATGTCTCCTGCTGAGTATGGATTTTTTGACCTTGCACCCGGCGATGCTTGGCATGGAAGTTATTCTGCAAGG GTGGATGACTGGGAAAGTGAAGATGCTTATGAGGTTTATGATCAAGGGGATGTCGAATGGGATGGACAGTACTCAAGTGGTAGGAAACGTCCAGTACATGATTCTGTAGCTATTGACATTGACTCCTTCGCTAGGAGACCAAGAAAACCAAGGTTTGAGACACGTGATGAAGTCAACCAGCGTATGCTTTCTGTTGAAAGGGCTGTCAGGGATGCTCTTGTTGCGAAAGGAGAGAGAAACTTCACTGATCAAGAGTTCCCTCCAGAGGATCGTTCTTTATTTGTAGATCCAATGAATCCACCCCTGAAACTGCAG GTTGTTTCTGAGTGGATGAGGCCTTCTGACATAGCAAAGGAGATATCCATCAGTTCTCAGCCTTGCTTGTTTTCGGGTTCTGTGAATTCCTCAGATGTGTGTCAG GGTCGGTTGGGAGACTGTTGGTTCCTAAGTGCAGTCGCAGTTTTAACTGAGATGTCTCGTATATCAGAAGTTATAATCACTCCTGAGTACAACGATGAAGGGATTTACACTGTCAGATTCTGCATTCAG GGTGAGTGGGTAGCCGTGGTTGTTGATGATTGGATCCCGTGCGAGTCTCCGGGGAAACCAGCATTCGCTACTAGTAGAAAGCAAAATGAGCTTTGGGTATCCATTCTTGAGAAGGCTTATGCGAAACTTCATGGCTCTTATGAGGCATTGGAAGGTGGGCTTGTTCAAGATGCTCTAGTGGATCTCACAGGTGGGGCTGGTGAAGAGATTGATATGCGAAGTCCTCAAGCACAACTTGATCTGGCTAGTGGAAGATTGTGGTCCCAGTTGTTGCATTTCAAACAAGAAGGTTTTCTTCTTGGTGCTGGAAGTCCTTCTGGATCTGATGCTCACATCTCATCAAGTGGCATTGTTCAGGGACATGCATACTCAATTTTGCAG GTAAGAGAAGTTGATGGCCACAAACTCATCCAAATCAGAAATCCATGGGCAAATGAAGTTGAATGGAATGGACCATGGTCAGACTCTTCACCAGAGTGGACCGAACGAATGAAGCATAAGCTCATGCATGTTCCACAG TCGAAGAATGGGGTATTCTGGATGTCTTGGCAAGATTTTCAGATTCACTTTCGGTCAATATATGTTTGTCGTGTTTATCCACCAGAGATGCGTTATTCTGTCCATGGGCAATGGCGTGGCTACAATGCAGGTGGTTGCCAAGATTACGACTCATGGCATCAAAATCCACAGTATCGACTTAGAGTAACAGGACGTGATGCACTATACCCTGTTCATGTTTTTATTACCCTTACTCAG GGTGTTGGTTTCTCTAGAAAGACGAATGGTTTCCGTAACTACCAATCTAGTCATGATTCTTCAATGTTTTACATTGGAATGAGGATACTCAAGACACAGGGCTGCCGTGCTGCTTACAATATCTACATGCATGAATCAGCTGGTGGAACAGATTATGTTAACTCGAGAGAGATATCATGTGAACTGGTCTTGGATCCTTACCCCAAAGGGTACACGATTGTGCCAACTACCATCCATCCTGGGGAGGAAGCACCTTTTGTCTTGTCAGTTTTTTCAAAAGCATCAATCAAACTAGAGGCTGTTTAA